One genomic segment of Paenibacillus xylanexedens includes these proteins:
- a CDS encoding MFS transporter: MQTDTKPAKILRSPFFIAMWLTLFLVEIIKGALLVAVLPVYMDNILGLSAGVIGVAFALQYLGDNLFRAPSGWAAERIGFRATMVTALICTLIAVIMILFLKSAFGLAMACLILGIGTSPLWPCAMTGVTAMSGPQNKNGTAMGALEMAALGGTGLGPIGMNWLLERTHHDYRTIFLVLMGCAILVILVAMILPGRVIVDGEHAEQAAKNSDVKYPAKPNLLTPFIRLQKSVKGTLQRVRSTLNVNPLVYPALFMQSFVIGLLSPVITLYTRTDLHISPNLYSLLLIAGGGITVIALLPVGKMVDRFGTKPFLNVGFLMAAASLFAFSSITSIPVVFGVVMLVGISYAMILPAWNAFVATLIPKGERGAIWGFFLTLQGSGMVVGPIVSGLLWDHVSHPAPFIGSAIVMAGLAVVHFVLSRNPFRTAPAK, encoded by the coding sequence ATGCAAACCGATACAAAACCAGCCAAAATTTTGCGATCACCATTTTTTATCGCGATGTGGCTGACACTTTTTCTAGTTGAAATTATCAAAGGGGCCCTGTTGGTAGCTGTTTTGCCCGTTTATATGGACAATATACTGGGTCTGTCTGCAGGCGTCATTGGTGTGGCATTTGCTCTTCAATATCTGGGAGATAATCTGTTCCGGGCGCCTTCCGGCTGGGCAGCAGAACGGATCGGGTTCCGCGCAACGATGGTTACAGCACTAATCTGTACCTTAATCGCTGTTATTATGATCCTTTTTCTAAAAAGTGCCTTTGGACTGGCCATGGCCTGTCTCATTCTTGGCATTGGTACGTCACCGCTCTGGCCTTGCGCCATGACAGGGGTGACTGCGATGTCTGGCCCACAGAACAAGAATGGTACAGCAATGGGTGCGCTGGAGATGGCTGCTCTCGGCGGAACGGGGCTTGGACCTATAGGAATGAACTGGTTGCTGGAGCGCACGCATCATGATTATCGAACTATATTCCTCGTGTTGATGGGTTGTGCCATTCTCGTTATTCTGGTGGCCATGATTCTTCCTGGACGTGTCATTGTTGATGGAGAGCATGCCGAGCAAGCAGCGAAGAATAGTGATGTGAAATATCCAGCCAAACCGAATCTGCTCACGCCGTTCATCCGGCTGCAAAAGAGTGTTAAGGGTACACTACAACGGGTACGCAGCACACTTAATGTTAATCCACTGGTGTATCCTGCCTTGTTTATGCAGTCGTTTGTCATTGGTTTGCTTAGTCCAGTAATCACGCTATATACACGCACAGATCTGCACATCTCACCGAACCTTTACAGTTTGTTGCTGATTGCGGGAGGTGGAATAACCGTTATTGCCTTACTGCCTGTAGGTAAAATGGTAGACAGGTTTGGCACGAAACCGTTCCTGAACGTTGGTTTTTTGATGGCGGCGGCGAGTCTGTTCGCATTCTCCTCCATAACATCCATTCCGGTGGTGTTTGGTGTTGTCATGTTGGTGGGCATCAGTTATGCCATGATTCTGCCCGCCTGGAATGCTTTTGTAGCCACACTAATTCCCAAAGGGGAGCGGGGAGCGATCTGGGGATTTTTCCTTACATTGCAGGGATCAGGCATGGTTGTAGGCCCTATTGTTTCCGGACTGCTGTGGGACCACGTTAGCCATCCGGCTCCATTCATTGGCAGTGCCATCGTCATGGCAGGACTTGCCGTTGTGCACTTTGTGTTATCCCGCAATCCGTTTCGCACTGCTCCGGCCAAATAA